A stretch of Rhinoderma darwinii isolate aRhiDar2 chromosome 4, aRhiDar2.hap1, whole genome shotgun sequence DNA encodes these proteins:
- the KCNF1 gene encoding voltage-gated potassium channel regulatory subunit KCNF1, which yields MIGSSSFEELNGSGSDCSEEVEIIVNVGGIRQILYGDILNRYPETRLAELMNCITGGYDAIFSLCDDYDPGKREFYFDRDPDAFKCIMEVYYYGEVHMKKGICPICFQNEMEFWKIDLCFLDDCCKCHLSEKKEELEEIARRVQTILDDLGVDTSESRWKRFQKYIWKFMEKPESSFPARVTAVLSFLFILISSIVMCLGTIPDLQVEDSEGNHVEHPTLDNIETACIIWFTMEYVLRLISSPNKLHFALSFMNIIDVLAILPFFVSLILTHLGARIMELTNVQQAVQALRIMRIARIFKLARHSSGLQTLTYALKSSFKELGLLLMYLAVGIFVFSALGYTMEQSHPETLFKSIPQSFWWAIITMTTVGYGDIYPKTTLGKLNAATSFLCGVIAIALPIHPIINNFVKYYNKQRVLETATKHELELMELHSSGEDPRGFRHDTHRSEDGKMWSHLKASHSDTFIPALSKEKHHRTRLQSCK from the coding sequence ATGATTGGGAGCTCCAGCTTTGAAGAACTGAATGGGAGTGGATCAGACTGCAGTGAAGAGGTAGAGATTATAGTCAATGTTGGGGGTATTAGGCAAATCCTTTATGGTGATATCCTAAACAGGTATCCAGAAACAAGGCTGGCAGAGCTCATGAACTGTATAACCGGAGGGTATGATGCCATCTTCTCTCTCTGTGATGATTATGACcctgggaagagggaattttacTTTGATAGGGACCCTGATGCTTTTAAGTGTATCATGGAGGTTTATTATTATGGGGAGGTGCATATGAAGAAGGGAATTTGTCCTATTTGTTTCCAAAATGAAATGGAGTTCTGGAAAATAGACTTGTGTTTTCTGGATGACTGCTGCAAATGCCACCTTAGTGAGAAGAAGGAGGAATTGGAGGAGATAGCCAGGAGGGTACAGACCATTCTTGATGACCTGGGGGTTGACACATCAGAAAGTAGATGGAAAAGGTTTCAGAAGTATATCTGGAAGTTCATGGAGAAGCCAGAGTCCTCCTTCCCAGCCAGGGTAACTGCAGTTCTATCATTTCTCTTCatcctgatctcctccattgtcATGTGTCTGGGGACCATCCCAGATCTTCAGGTGGAGGACTCTGAGGGGAACCATGTAGAGCACCCTACTCTAGACAACATAGAGACTGCATGTATTATCTGGTTCACAATGGAGTATGTCCTAAGGCTCATTTCCTCCCCAAACAAGTTACACTTTGCCCTTTCCTTCATGAATATCATTGATGTGTTGGCCATCCTGCCTTTTTTTGTCAGCCTAATCCTGACACACCTAGGGGCAAGAATAATGGAGCTGACTAATGTCCAGCAAGCAGTCCAGGCATTGAGGATCATGAGGATTGCTAGGATTTTCAAGCTTGCCCGACATTCTTCTGGGCTGCAGACTTTAACCTATGCTCTGAAAAGCAGTTTCAAGGAGTTAGGGCTCCTCTTGATGTACCTTGCTGTAGGCATCTTTGTCTTCTCAGCCCTTGGTTACACAATGGAGCAAAGCCATCCAGAAACGTTGTTTAAGAGCATCCCTCAGTCCTTTTGGTGGGCTATCATCACCATGACCACTGTTGGGTATGGGGATATCTATCCTAAAACTACTCTGGGGAAACTAAATGCGGCTACAAGTTTCCTTTGTGGGGTGATAGCCATTGCTCTCCCCATTCACCCTATTATCAACAACTTTGTTAAGTATTACAATAAGCAGAGGGTTTTGGAAACTGCTACCAAACATGAACTAGAATTGATGGAACTTCATTCTTCTGGAGAAGATCCCCGAGGCTTCAGACATGACACTCACAGGTCTGAGGATGGGAAGATGTGGAGTCACCTCAAAGCCTCCCATAGTGACACTTTCATCCCAGCATTGTCTAAGGAGAAACATCACAGGACAAGACTGCAGAGCTGCAAATAA